The sequence below is a genomic window from Actinokineospora baliensis.
TGGTTCCTCCGGGATCGGGGCGCTCGTGCGCGCCACGACGACCCCAGGCGGCGGTGCGGGGGATCACTCAGCGGCGCACCCGACGCCTGCTGAATGCGAGGTAGGCGCGGTGGGTCAGCTGGGCTGACGGCACATCGCGCTGGACACGCGCTGGAAGTCCACGTGGCGGCGGGCCACCAGGAAGAC
It includes:
- a CDS encoding putative leader peptide — protein: MRMAVDHTVDAWHADDMSATEVFLVARRHVDFQRVSSAMCRQPS